CAAGGCGCCCTTTCGCGACCAAACACAAGATTAGCTTTGTCAATCGGCAATCCTATTTTCCTCAAAAGAAAGCAAAACATGGCCCACTTGCAAGTTGCTACAAAGATCAAGTTATTCTGATCTGCAAAAAGTTCCAAAGCAATAACTAAAGTCCAAAGGGTAATATCTTTACTTATTAATTTCTCATCTCCACGAATCACATGTCACGCGGATGTCAGTATCATTTCAATGGGCATTCATATAAAAAAGATCTCAATTATGTTTCTCCTTTTGTTACACACTCTGACACTCGTGACCTCCATTAATGGCAGACTCCAAGTAAACCTCAGTTTCCTATATATTCATGTCGCCCCCTCACCCgtttatactttatatatatataaggactCGGATCTTGGGTATTTGATTTAATCTGAAAAATGGGTTCTCAGATTTGGGTTATGGGCATCTGCGTTTGGATGTGTGTGTTCAGCTGTGGCTTCATTTCTGTGAGCTCAAGGACTGTAGGAGATGGGACTGTTTTCATTGAAGGGAAAGCAGCCATTGGGAGGATTGATGATGATTTTGTTTGTGCAACGTTGGATTGGTGGCCTCCTGAGAAATGTGACTATGGAACATGCAGCTGGAGTCGTGCTTCTCTGCTCAATCTGGTTTGTTTCTCtttgcttcttttgtttttgaatcAAATAACGAATATTTATGTTGATAATTATGAAGTTTGATAGTTGCAAAGAGTTGATCAAAGCATTAAACTTTAATGGTTTCTCGTTTTCTATATTCTGTTTCTTTTACATCTTCTTTTGTTGCTGTTCATGTTGCTTTTGTTGCTGCTGCTGGGTTGTTATTTCTTTCTCTGCTTGATATGAGGAAACCGTGATTATAACTATATTTCATTGATGGGATtgattcatttttcatttttttaattatatttttatttttatttcctgcATCTGTTTTAATGCAGAGTcctatttttgtaaatttgtttCTATTGAATTCGTATTATATTGTTCATGTGCAGGATCTTGGCAACAATATTCTATTAAATGCCATAAAAGGTGAGAATAGCTTAATATTTAATGGTTTTTCTTAGTCACGTACAggattttctcttaattatctTCTTATTtgccctctctttttttttggagtctAAAGATTATTACCATCCAATCCGGTGCAGCTTTTTCTCCGTTGAAACTTCGACTGGGTGGGAGTTTGCAAGATAAGGTGATATATGGAAGTGAAGAAAAGCAGCAACCTTGTATTCCTTTTGCCAACAAAACCTCAGAGATGTTTGGTTTCACTCAGGGCTGCTTACCCATGCATAGATGGGATGAATTAAACAACTTCTTCAACAAATCTGGGTAATTCACAACAATtcattcttccttctttctttaccTTAAAATTTTAATCTCTACCCACTTAATTACCGCACTCCTATGATTCCATGGTTTATTTCAGGGCTAAGATTATTTTCGGCTTAAATGCTCTCTATGGCAAATCTATTCAGTCTGATGGGTCTGCCATTGGAGCTTGGGACTACACTAATGCTGAATCTCTAATACGTTATACTGTCAAAAACAACTACACCATTCATGGTTGGGAACTGGGTAAGAACTATATTTACTGTATACGACTGTACTTGATGATATAGCGGGATCTAATGCATGTCTTTGTTGGTCGATCAGGAAATGAATTGAGTGGGAGTGGAGTGGGAACAAGAGTTGCAGCAGATCAGTATGCCTTGGACACCATCTCTTTGCAAAGGATAGTCCAAAATATTTACAACGGGATAGAGCCGAAGCCCCTGATCATAGCACCAGGAGGATTCTTTGATGCAAACTGGTTCAAAGAATTCTTAGACAAGGCAACCACATCTGTGGATGTCGTCACCCACCACATATATAATCTTGGGGCAGGTAGAGCAGACTGATTTTTTGACACCTGTTTCAGTTTCTAGTCCCACAAAATAGATTTAATTGGATAGAATTATTAACATAAATTGCAGGAGTTGATAAGCACCTTGTTGAAAGGATCCTTGACCCATCCTATCTTGATGGTGAGGCTAATACATTTAGGGGACTCCATAACATCCTCAGGACTTCTGCAACTTCAGCAACTGCATGGGTTGGTGAGGCAGGAGGGGCTTACAACAGTGGCCACAACCTTGTCACCAATGCATTTGTGTTTAGTTTTTGGTAACTTTGCTATAAtccaaaactaaaattttaggtTTCGCTAATCGACTCTAGATCTGCTTAAATAATGTTATTTTGGACGCGATAATCAGGTACTTAGATCAGCTCGGAATGGCATCGGCTTATGACACAAAGACATACTGCAGACAATCGTTTATCGGTGGAAATTACGGCTTACTTAACACCACTACCTTCGAACCAAATCCAGATTACTACAGGTTATTGAGCTTTTTAACTTATAACATGACAGAATCCAAGTCCACAgtaattgttttaaaattaattactaaATTACTGCTTTGAAGTTCATCAATATATGCACTAGATTCTTGGAATGATTTGGTACTAGAGCATAGTAAATCACCTTGATCATAACTGATGAGAATTTGTGCTTGATACAGTGCTCTTCTTTGGCATCGACTAATGGGAAGAAAAGTTCTGTCAACTAGCTTTTCTGGGACACCGAAAATACGTGCTTATGCTCACTGTGCAAAACATTCTGTAAGTTTCATCCATACTCAATCATGAAAACAGCTACATTTACTCTATTTATGATCTGATTAGGTTCTACATGATGCAGAAAGGaatcacaatattattaatcaaCCTAGACAACAGCACCACTATCCAGGCCAAAGTAGCCTTCAATAGTAGTTGGAGTTTGCCACACAAGGCCAGGGCTcataaaaaaagtatttatcAGCTGCTTGGAGATTATGAAAGCGAAAGCACAAGAGAGGAATACCATCTAACAGCAAAAGATGGGAATTTACACAGCCAAACTGTGCTGCTAAATGGAAAAACTTTAACTGTAAATTCATCTGGGGACATACCTTCTTTGGAACCTTTATATGCAAATTCATCAAACCTAATAAAGGTAGATCCTTTCTCTATTGTATTTGCTCACATCCCAAATCTTGTTCTCCCTGCTTGCATGTAGTAGGCCTCTAGATGGAACTAAATTTGGCTCCATCTAGTAATCAAATAAGTTAGAGAATACACAGGAAACGATTTATCCTTTTTGTTAGAGAagtataattctttttttttttttttttcttttttcttcttcttataagCTGTTTTTAATCAATATgaagttctttttttcttttttcctttttctttttctttttttaaattcaaaaaggAAGTCATGATAATGGTATAAGAGCATTCCTattagcctcatcaaaataaatttttagttattttggtgagccaatttgatgaaaacactaaaaaaccattcccagcagcctcaccactataaccaaaaagttttggtgagtgaaaatactcactaattttgatgagtaaatatccactcaccaactctctcacaaattttgtttttcatttctctctcacatgatcagcatacttttttccttttttccttttttctcccattttcttctcccatcccCTATCTCTCACACACGATGATGTTCTTATTTTATAGACATGAATGTTTCTTTGTATCTGACATAAACTTTGTAgttttttcatttatcttttctttctttcttgaatttggttgagaagcaaatgaaaatttCTGTGAATTTCTAAGCAATGATCTAATTTCAAGATGATGGTGTATAGCAGCTTGttatataaaaagattaaatagagaaagaataaaaaaatttgaaaaaaattgtttaaatggaataatgatagtgaatagttaaaatggtgaggctgttgggagaattttaaaaaagtggctcaccataatagagaaaagtgatttttaactactttggtgagtaaaatttgatgaggctattaggaatgctctaataCACAACACATTGTACTGGGAATTGGTGTTTTCCAATTTTGCCCTTTGATACGTATCACATTATCTGACATAAAACTTTATGTCAGCCTTCATCCCCACTCAGTGCTGGCTTTACCATATAAAATTTTAGGTGGTCACTTAAGGCCTCccaattaatgaatattaataaaaaaataataattataaaaaatatttgaaggcttaattatagtcaatattctttaattaaagcCCATATTCCGTTATAGtaataatcaattaaaaagcattaatatcatttaattctccaacattccattcttgaaataagtcttaaaaaaattgatagtattatataagataatcaaataatattaaaagacatttttaaataaaattcattttctaACTTTAAACGTAACAGTCTTGACAATAATAgagataatgaaaataataatagtattaAATTAAACTGTGGGTAGAGATTTTTTTAGGCCTTGTGATGAGCATTGAGCAACCAAAATTCCAATCAGAATTTCAATGGACAACAATTTTGCATCTCAataagcgaaaaaaaaaatattttttaaataaaattataatattaatattaaaataaatactatttaatattttttttattttttatttttaaatgtctCACATAAACTTGTCGCCTTAAACCTCAAATGTATCAAGTTGGCCTTGGACCCCACCAAAAAGAAATCCATCTTGGCTCTCATGAGAGTTTTCTCATACCCAAAATTCCTAGCTACTGGACTGTCATGCACATATTGCATGATAGAGTCCTTGAGGGGATATATATTGCTCATGTAAACTCTTCCCTTTGTAAAGTAGAACCTCAACCTTAAGCTGTATTTTAAGGAATCcaaggtttatttttattttgagaaggATTTTATGAATTTCTTCATCATCTGCATAATTGGCCTCAAGTTCCTCTGTCCACTGAACTACTGGAGAAGTGACAGCAAACACTTTAGCTTCTTCCTGATAAGCTCCATTCAATTCCTCCTTCCTAGATAAGGCATCAACCAccttattttcctttttagcTTTGTAATCCACAATGAAATCATACCAAGTAGTTTGTAAATCCATTTATGTTGAGATGGAGTTCTAATTTTCTACTCGAAAAGATACTTCAGACTTTGTTGATTAGTCTTAATTCTAAAACCTCCACGTTTGCACAGCCATCATAGTGGCCAACTACTTCTCTTAAGTTGATAAGTGTAGATCCTTGCCCTTCAATACTTTTTGAGGAAAAGCAATTGGCTTCCCTTCGTGCATCAATATTGCCCCAATTCCGACTCTtgaggcatcacattcaattgTGAAGGTTTTTGAAAAGTCTGGTAAGCTCAACACCGTAGGATGTGTCACAAACACCTTTAAATCTTTCAAAGGTTTCCTTAACCTTCTCATTCCAACCAAACACATATTTCTTCAAGAGAGTTGTTAAAGGGGTTGCAATGGCTACATAGTCTTTTATAAACTTCCTATAATACTCTCTCAAACCCAAAAATCCTTTTAACGACTTAAGTGTTATGGACCTTGGCCATTTCACTATGGCCTCAATCTTTTTAGGGTCCGCCTTAACCCTAAAACTACATGACCCAAATACTCCACCTCTTTAACAACAAACTTGCACTTAGATCTCTTAGCAAATAATTGCTGCTATTTTAGTACCTTCAGCATTTGCCTCAAATGGCCCAAGAACTCTTCCTTGGTCTTACTATAGACCAATATGTCATCAAAAACAGCAATACAAATCTCTTCAAGAAAGGCCTAAAAACTTAATTCATAAGGCCTTGGAACGCAGAGGGAGCCTTGGTAAACCCAAAGGGCATTACCAAGAACTCATAATGCCCCTCATGAGTTCTAAAGGTCGTCTTAGGTACATCATGTTCCTTTACCTGAATTAGATGGTATTACCTAAATCAGATGGTATCCAAATCTTAAATCTAACTTGGAAAAGACCCTAGACCCACATAATTCATCTAGAAGCTCATTGACTACAATGATAGG
The Alnus glutinosa chromosome 14, dhAlnGlut1.1, whole genome shotgun sequence genome window above contains:
- the LOC133857263 gene encoding heparanase-like protein 3, which gives rise to MGSQIWVMGICVWMCVFSCGFISVSSRTVGDGTVFIEGKAAIGRIDDDFVCATLDWWPPEKCDYGTCSWSRASLLNLDLGNNILLNAIKAFSPLKLRLGGSLQDKVIYGSEEKQQPCIPFANKTSEMFGFTQGCLPMHRWDELNNFFNKSGAKIIFGLNALYGKSIQSDGSAIGAWDYTNAESLIRYTVKNNYTIHGWELGNELSGSGVGTRVAADQYALDTISLQRIVQNIYNGIEPKPLIIAPGGFFDANWFKEFLDKATTSVDVVTHHIYNLGAGVDKHLVERILDPSYLDGEANTFRGLHNILRTSATSATAWVGEAGGAYNSGHNLVTNAFVFSFWYLDQLGMASAYDTKTYCRQSFIGGNYGLLNTTTFEPNPDYYSALLWHRLMGRKVLSTSFSGTPKIRAYAHCAKHSKGITILLINLDNSTTIQAKVAFNSSWSLPHKARAHKKSIYQLLGDYESESTREEYHLTAKDGNLHSQTVLLNGKTLTVNSSGDIPSLEPLYANSSNLIKVDPFSIVFAHIPNLVLPACM